The genomic interval ATCGGAAATTATTTTTTCAATAATTGGAGTTTTAAATTTAATGATTCCGTTCGGAGCAGGTTTTACTGATCTATTTAGCATAATAATTTATTTTTGATTAAAAAAAATCCCTATTTTGAAAAACAAGATAGGGATTTATAAAGTAATTTAATAAGTATTATTTTATAATAACAAATTCTATTCTTCTATTTTTAGCTTTGCCTTCCTGAGTTGAATTATCGGATATTGGTTTCGATTCACCAAAGCCGGCTGTTGTTAAACGATGTACAGCAATTCCTTTCTGTACTAAATAATTTTTAACAGAAATTGCTCTTTTTTCTGATAGAATTTGATTAGAAAATTCATCACCATCGTTATCCGTATATCCTTGAATTTCGACATCAAAATCAGGTATTTTGGATAAAATTTCTTTTATATCATTTAGAATATGTTTGGATGATTCAGTAATTATATCACTATTAACATTAAATTGTATATTTGTAAAAATTAATTTTTCTCCTAATTTAGTTGATTTAGCAATCAGATTCTGTTCATGCTTTACAATTGTATCAAGAATTATTGATTCTTTACTTTGTTTTAAAAGAGGAATGTTTATTTTATCTTCGTTGGTAATTTTAATTTCAATTCTTCTGTTAAATGCTCTTCCTCTTGATGAATTATTATCAGCTATTGGATATCCTTCACCTAATCCTGTCGCAATTAGCCTTTTTGAATCTATGCCATTGTCTATTAAATAATTTTTTACGGCATCTGCGCGTCTTTGAGAAAGTCCAATGTTATAAAGATCAGTTCCATAATTATCGGTATGTCCTTGGATTTCAATGTTTATTTCTTGATGATTTTGCAAAACTGTTAACAAATGTTTTAAAATTGGATAAGATTCCGGTAAAAAGGTAGATTTGTCAAACTCAAAGTTTACTCCAAATAATATTATTTTTTCAACTTGTTCAATTTCTTTTTTTATTATTTCTTTTGGTTCGCTGCCATAGTTATTAGTAATGTAAGTATTATGTTCAATTATTTGATTTGGTTTCTCTCTTAGTCCGGAAGGGTTTTCGCAAATATTTGATTTTTCTCCGGTTTCAAAATACCAATTTACACCTAAACTGAAAGTCATGTAAGAATCGCCGTTTGTCTTAAAAAGACCTTTCAATTCATTTTTTTGAATATTTCCGTCTAAGTAATTATGTGAAGATGTTAAATAATTAATTTCCGTATTAAGTTTCCAATATTCACTTAAATAAATTTTTAGTCCAACTCCTAAATCGTACTGATACCGAAAATGAGTTTTATCAATTTTTTTTGATGGCGCTCCTGTAGGTCTAAAAACTTGAAATCCAAATCCGGTAAGAATATATGGAGAAATATATGAACACGGAAATATTTCATATAAAAAATCAACACTACCGCTTAGTAAATTTGTTTTAACAATTTTTTGATCGGAATCTTGATAATAAGAAGATTCCATATGCAAAAATGAAGGTCTAAATCTTGCAGATAGATTTTCATTAAAGCTTCTATTTAAATCAAGATAGAATCCAAAATTTTCATCTTCGGATATCATTGGTGTCGTAATTCCCATTAATCTAGGATAAGTTCCTCCAAATCCAATTCCCCAAGAACTTTCCCACATCTGAGGTTGGGCAAAAATATTATGTGATAAGAACATTAGAAAAATAATCCTTACCAAAACGGCGGGAAAAATTTTTGTTTTCATATAACTTTCATTTTATATTAAAATGCTTCTGTTTATTATATAAATTTAAAGAATAAACATAATTAAATACAGAAATAAGAAAATATTGTGATTTTAATCAAATTTTA from Ignavibacteriota bacterium carries:
- a CDS encoding OmpA family protein produces the protein MKTKIFPAVLVRIIFLMFLSHNIFAQPQMWESSWGIGFGGTYPRLMGITTPMISEDENFGFYLDLNRSFNENLSARFRPSFLHMESSYYQDSDQKIVKTNLLSGSVDFLYEIFPCSYISPYILTGFGFQVFRPTGAPSKKIDKTHFRYQYDLGVGLKIYLSEYWKLNTEINYLTSSHNYLDGNIQKNELKGLFKTNGDSYMTFSLGVNWYFETGEKSNICENPSGLREKPNQIIEHNTYITNNYGSEPKEIIKKEIEQVEKIILFGVNFEFDKSTFLPESYPILKHLLTVLQNHQEINIEIQGHTDNYGTDLYNIGLSQRRADAVKNYLIDNGIDSKRLIATGLGEGYPIADNNSSRGRAFNRRIEIKITNEDKINIPLLKQSKESIILDTIVKHEQNLIAKSTKLGEKLIFTNIQFNVNSDIITESSKHILNDIKEILSKIPDFDVEIQGYTDNDGDEFSNQILSEKRAISVKNYLVQKGIAVHRLTTAGFGESKPISDNSTQEGKAKNRRIEFVIIK